The [Bacillus] selenitireducens MLS10 genome includes a region encoding these proteins:
- a CDS encoding transglycosylase SLT domain-containing protein: MSSIHKSLLVSTVLAGSLIGLTSYNDVQADDEFPGDPEPVCEELPVTERKQLLTETALDREIPPEILKAIAMRESSMNQCTSDGKPTYNLSDDDGGVGIMQITIEEGQTINGREIDFDRLGYDTAYNIEAGADMLLEKLRLVPRINDMRRDILEHWYFAVLAYNGLSVRNDANQYDDPWGNEDTYQSKIFAKINTHSMISIDPIPPYNTHYQPGSTIIRFDSTQKEWDVFTPSSQMFDAGDEAIVMNESTDPHTNNFTRLREGGNTQSRILDRFPYYTDVTITGEPVYTDANRDNHFLWYPVEAGGQTGYLASSNLRVPRALDFDTWGDESVPEVGLDKVWTIELNAPADPDSVNPRNVYLQDEDGLGVFAEVELADEQTITVTPRAGLTPDTGYTLHVQELVTKDGTTLDANIEKHFRTEAAGD, from the coding sequence ATGTCATCGATACATAAATCACTGCTTGTTTCGACCGTTTTAGCCGGTTCCCTGATCGGCCTGACCTCATACAATGACGTGCAAGCCGATGATGAATTTCCCGGTGATCCGGAGCCCGTCTGCGAGGAACTGCCCGTCACGGAGCGTAAGCAGCTTCTGACGGAAACAGCCCTCGACAGGGAGATTCCCCCGGAGATCCTGAAGGCCATCGCGATGCGGGAATCGTCGATGAATCAGTGTACCAGTGACGGGAAGCCGACCTACAATCTCAGCGATGACGACGGTGGGGTCGGGATCATGCAGATCACCATTGAAGAGGGCCAGACGATCAACGGCAGAGAGATTGACTTTGACCGTCTCGGATACGACACTGCCTACAATATCGAAGCAGGCGCGGATATGCTCTTAGAGAAATTGCGCCTCGTACCGCGGATTAACGACATGCGTCGTGATATTTTGGAACACTGGTATTTTGCAGTGCTTGCATACAACGGCCTGTCTGTCCGTAATGATGCCAATCAGTATGACGATCCATGGGGAAACGAGGACACGTATCAGTCCAAGATCTTCGCAAAGATCAACACCCACAGCATGATTTCAATTGATCCAATCCCTCCATACAATACGCACTACCAGCCAGGGAGCACGATCATCCGTTTTGATTCAACGCAAAAAGAATGGGATGTGTTTACCCCGTCTTCACAAATGTTTGACGCCGGAGACGAAGCCATCGTCATGAATGAATCAACAGATCCGCATACGAACAATTTTACCCGGCTCCGTGAAGGCGGCAACACCCAATCCCGCATTCTTGACAGATTCCCCTACTATACAGATGTCACCATTACGGGCGAACCTGTCTATACCGATGCGAACCGGGATAACCATTTTCTCTGGTATCCTGTCGAGGCAGGCGGTCAGACCGGCTATCTTGCCTCATCAAACCTGCGCGTGCCACGGGCACTCGACTTCGACACATGGGGGGACGAATCGGTTCCGGAAGTGGGTCTTGATAAGGTGTGGACTATTGAACTGAACGCTCCTGCCGATCCGGACAGCGTCAACCCGCGAAATGTTTATCTGCAGGATGAAGACGGCCTCGGCGTCTTTGCCGAAGTTGAACTTGCGGATGAACAGACAATCACAGTGACGCCGAGGGCCGGACTCACACCGGATACCGGCTACACCCTTCATGTTCAGGAGCTCGTAACCAAAGACGGAACAACGCTTGATGCAAACATAGAAAAACATTTCCGGACAGAGGCGGCGGGTGACTGA
- a CDS encoding acyltransferase family protein, whose protein sequence is MNDLTAPEKKFRPEIEGTRALAAILVAVYHIWIGTVSGGVDVFFIVSGFLITTSLVLKMDRDGGIRVGHFYAGLLRRLLPISLIVLMTTGIASILLLPQLLWNQTASELIASLFYFQNWQLAFDSVDYLAQNNEASPFQHYWALSLQGQFYLIWPLVILFGYALARRLLHTPPRLTLLMVFLIVFAASLAYSVHLTAVNQPWAYFNSFARVWEFAMGGILALTIAMVRLPKMVSFFAGWLGVGIIAFTGTLLPVADVFPGYAALLPTSGALLVMIAAQSPSAFGAATILGSRVFTYLGSISYGFYLWHWPLFIFYLRYTGTDQPSLLAGLAIIVASAFLSHVSTRIVEAPFRRMQPQKHLKRITWSLSAMATPVLLLAGGWLLTIHLIQSDGSFATDTHPGALAIHNGLLVPENVDPIPSTIDIENDIPAFYSEPECYTSSYAPEVVSCSYGETEDADLRIAMVGGSHVGHWFTPMVEIAERHHIEIELYNKDACRFTTSDFDGRLTESCLEWNEDIIDVLNESDPDMIFTTANVAGGRVVHAGYIDQWRQLEHETPVFAIRDNPRMPANIPLCLEEQGEEACTPTRNSVLSDVDPWENTEEPIPDHTFYADLSEYFCDDDWCYPVIGNVVVYRDEHHISDTYAKTLTEPLEEHILEALDHFSLMPDED, encoded by the coding sequence ATGAATGATTTAACTGCACCGGAAAAGAAATTCAGACCTGAAATCGAAGGGACGAGGGCGCTCGCCGCGATCCTCGTCGCTGTCTATCATATATGGATCGGCACCGTCTCAGGGGGTGTGGATGTCTTTTTTATCGTGTCCGGGTTTCTGATCACCACGTCTCTCGTCCTCAAGATGGACCGTGACGGCGGGATTCGGGTCGGACATTTCTATGCGGGACTGCTCCGGCGGCTTCTGCCGATTTCACTGATTGTGCTGATGACGACAGGGATTGCCTCAATCCTGCTTCTGCCCCAGCTCCTTTGGAATCAGACCGCCTCTGAACTGATTGCGAGTCTGTTCTACTTCCAAAACTGGCAGCTTGCCTTTGACTCGGTGGACTACCTGGCACAGAACAATGAAGCGAGCCCCTTTCAGCACTACTGGGCCCTCTCACTGCAGGGACAGTTCTATCTCATTTGGCCATTGGTGATTCTCTTTGGTTACGCACTCGCCCGCAGGCTGCTTCATACTCCGCCGCGGTTGACGCTTCTGATGGTGTTTCTCATCGTCTTCGCCGCTTCCCTGGCCTATTCGGTGCACCTGACGGCTGTCAATCAGCCCTGGGCCTATTTTAATTCATTCGCCCGGGTGTGGGAATTCGCCATGGGCGGGATCCTCGCCCTGACGATTGCCATGGTTCGGCTTCCGAAGATGGTTAGCTTCTTTGCCGGCTGGCTCGGCGTTGGCATCATCGCATTCACCGGTACCCTCCTTCCGGTCGCAGATGTATTCCCGGGCTATGCCGCACTGCTTCCGACAAGCGGCGCGTTACTCGTCATGATAGCGGCTCAGTCGCCTTCCGCTTTTGGAGCCGCAACCATACTCGGATCGAGAGTCTTCACGTATCTCGGCAGTATTTCCTACGGATTTTACCTTTGGCACTGGCCGCTGTTTATCTTTTACCTCCGCTATACCGGAACGGATCAGCCGTCCCTCTTGGCAGGGCTTGCGATCATCGTGGCTTCGGCTTTTCTCTCTCACGTCTCCACCCGGATCGTGGAGGCGCCGTTTCGGCGCATGCAGCCGCAAAAGCATCTGAAGCGCATCACCTGGAGCCTCTCTGCCATGGCCACGCCTGTTTTGCTTCTTGCCGGCGGCTGGCTTCTGACGATTCATCTGATTCAAAGTGACGGCTCCTTTGCGACCGATACACATCCCGGTGCTTTGGCCATCCATAACGGACTCCTCGTCCCGGAGAATGTGGATCCGATCCCGTCGACGATTGATATCGAGAACGATATCCCGGCTTTTTACAGTGAGCCGGAATGCTATACGAGCTCTTACGCACCGGAAGTGGTTTCCTGTTCCTACGGAGAGACCGAGGACGCTGATCTTCGCATTGCCATGGTCGGCGGCTCTCACGTCGGGCACTGGTTTACGCCAATGGTCGAGATCGCCGAGCGGCATCATATCGAAATCGAGCTCTATAATAAAGATGCCTGCCGCTTTACAACCAGTGACTTTGACGGCCGGCTCACGGAATCATGCCTCGAATGGAACGAAGACATCATCGATGTCCTCAATGAGAGCGACCCGGATATGATCTTCACCACCGCCAACGTGGCAGGAGGACGTGTCGTGCATGCCGGCTATATCGATCAGTGGCGGCAGCTTGAACATGAGACGCCGGTGTTTGCGATCCGTGACAACCCGCGTATGCCGGCGAACATCCCACTCTGCCTCGAAGAACAGGGCGAAGAAGCATGCACACCGACACGGAACAGCGTCCTCTCCGACGTGGATCCGTGGGAAAACACCGAAGAACCGATCCCTGATCACACGTTCTATGCCGATCTGTCCGAGTATTTCTGCGACGATGACTGGTGTTATCCGGTGATCGGAAACGTCGTCGTCTACCGTGATGAGCACCATATCAGTGACACGTATGCCAAGACGCTGACGGAACCGCTTGAAGAGCATATCCTTGAGGCCCTCGATCATTTCTCACTCATGCCCGACGAAGACTGA
- a CDS encoding gamma-glutamyltransferase has translation MGNTSRYLRLMTNVIGIPLVAIWLVLAYLEVSPGGADDIESQETTFEPVTATGGYAVSAAHPKAVQVGTKILENGGNAYDAAIAVAFTLGVVEPYGSGIGGGGAMVVYDPTDDTEQEVNYIDYREVAPRSLLTPAMVAEELGFDTVSGDMPTNEEWALVREAVISAWTADEEADFMQEDAGEEAASEGGPFDTIIESLIDNPGFIAGNEILVRAADMAYEEESFEGTPTPRLDEEGNWVTDTEDDQDAVPETEEAPAGDAEEMQEEADSLLSETEAEAVRILESLEWETAQWGNRHYMEDFGIPGFLMGMDYLYEEFATLEMTELLEDAVNLALPAEGQRNEFYKVEADSYLQDRFYYAQTRLSVSDIPHFYPGSRFITRGDELIQEELARTLEDIQAKGSFSRYFMEELAPEMVEAYPLLSMEDFRNYSVITEREPSMGLFQDYEVYAAPEPLGGPVLIQALQLSELMDTGSHNVRDFMFDAPIQQAETGTARSLEAPEEDADAENELNDQSFQQEEPDMAAEEQIAEVEDFVDYMEKILGINFVTYQDRLTNHGDPMTSERARERGEELTSMAKTRELYIEWQEELERREEERLFDGSNDEIEQDGGTEVRHSEGLFVSADSFFDSRSEIDQHVNTSHFVIIDAEGRMVSSTNTLSNFFGSGEYFKGFFLNDQLSNFSDTVGSINEPYPERRPRSFMTPTIFMERGDEGDITEMIGAGSPGGARIPMMMSQVMINYSQYDMTMTESIERMPRFQFAYNQSNQRYEVRLEPVFQEYEERYGLIRDVLDERGYHPGIETLGMYFGAIQALRVDFSDDTIQGFADPRRGGTTDGGPNAVNGEEDDE, from the coding sequence ATGGGAAATACATCGAGGTATTTGCGCCTCATGACGAATGTCATTGGAATCCCCCTCGTTGCGATCTGGCTCGTGCTTGCCTATTTGGAAGTCAGTCCCGGAGGCGCCGATGACATTGAATCACAGGAAACCACGTTTGAGCCGGTGACGGCGACAGGCGGTTATGCGGTCAGTGCAGCCCATCCTAAAGCTGTCCAGGTTGGCACGAAGATCCTGGAAAACGGCGGAAATGCCTACGATGCGGCGATTGCGGTTGCGTTTACCCTCGGCGTTGTGGAGCCATACGGTTCCGGCATCGGCGGAGGTGGAGCCATGGTTGTCTATGACCCGACAGACGACACAGAACAAGAAGTAAACTACATTGACTACCGGGAAGTAGCGCCAAGATCCCTCCTTACCCCAGCCATGGTCGCTGAGGAACTCGGGTTTGATACCGTCTCCGGCGATATGCCGACGAACGAAGAATGGGCCCTTGTCAGAGAGGCCGTCATCAGCGCCTGGACGGCCGACGAAGAGGCAGATTTCATGCAGGAAGATGCAGGGGAAGAAGCGGCTTCTGAAGGCGGACCGTTCGATACGATCATAGAAAGCCTGATCGATAATCCGGGCTTCATTGCCGGCAATGAGATTCTTGTCCGGGCGGCAGACATGGCATACGAAGAAGAAAGCTTTGAAGGTACGCCGACTCCCCGTCTTGATGAAGAAGGCAACTGGGTGACGGATACAGAGGATGATCAGGATGCAGTGCCGGAAACGGAAGAGGCGCCGGCGGGCGATGCGGAAGAAATGCAGGAAGAAGCGGATTCGCTCCTAAGCGAGACGGAAGCAGAAGCGGTTCGCATTCTCGAATCCCTCGAGTGGGAGACTGCACAGTGGGGGAATCGTCATTATATGGAAGATTTCGGGATTCCGGGCTTTCTCATGGGGATGGATTACCTCTATGAAGAGTTTGCCACGCTTGAGATGACCGAGCTCCTTGAAGATGCAGTCAACCTTGCACTTCCCGCAGAAGGACAGAGAAATGAGTTTTACAAGGTGGAAGCGGACAGCTATTTACAAGACCGGTTTTACTATGCGCAGACCCGGCTCTCCGTCTCGGACATTCCGCATTTCTACCCTGGAAGCCGCTTTATTACCCGGGGGGATGAACTGATACAAGAAGAGCTTGCAAGAACCCTTGAAGATATTCAGGCCAAGGGCAGTTTCAGCCGGTATTTCATGGAAGAGCTCGCACCGGAAATGGTAGAGGCCTATCCGCTTCTCTCCATGGAGGATTTTCGAAACTACAGCGTGATTACCGAACGTGAGCCGAGCATGGGTCTATTTCAGGACTATGAGGTATACGCCGCTCCCGAGCCCCTCGGTGGCCCGGTGCTGATCCAGGCGCTGCAGCTCTCAGAACTGATGGATACAGGAAGCCACAATGTCCGGGACTTTATGTTTGATGCACCGATCCAACAGGCTGAAACCGGAACCGCACGTTCCCTTGAGGCACCTGAAGAGGATGCGGATGCGGAGAACGAACTGAATGATCAGAGCTTTCAGCAGGAAGAGCCTGACATGGCAGCTGAAGAGCAGATCGCTGAAGTGGAAGACTTCGTCGATTACATGGAAAAGATCCTCGGGATTAATTTTGTCACCTATCAGGACCGCCTGACCAATCACGGTGATCCAATGACGTCAGAACGGGCGCGCGAGCGCGGTGAAGAGTTGACATCCATGGCGAAAACGAGAGAGCTATACATCGAATGGCAAGAAGAACTGGAACGCCGGGAAGAAGAACGGCTGTTCGACGGATCAAATGATGAGATTGAACAGGACGGCGGGACGGAAGTGCGCCATTCGGAAGGGTTGTTTGTTTCCGCGGACAGTTTCTTCGATTCCCGCTCTGAAATTGACCAGCACGTCAATACGAGCCACTTCGTCATCATTGATGCAGAGGGACGCATGGTTTCTTCGACGAATACATTGAGCAACTTCTTCGGATCCGGGGAGTACTTTAAAGGGTTCTTCTTGAACGATCAGCTCAGTAACTTCAGTGATACCGTCGGATCGATCAATGAACCGTATCCGGAGCGACGCCCGCGAAGCTTCATGACACCGACGATCTTCATGGAACGTGGCGATGAGGGAGACATTACGGAGATGATTGGCGCCGGTTCACCGGGCGGTGCACGTATTCCGATGATGATGTCGCAGGTCATGATCAACTACAGCCAGTACGACATGACGATGACCGAGTCCATTGAGCGGATGCCAAGGTTCCAGTTCGCCTATAACCAGTCGAACCAGCGGTATGAAGTCCGGCTTGAGCCTGTTTTCCAGGAGTATGAGGAGAGATATGGGCTCATTCGCGACGTCCTCGACGAACGGGGGTACCACCCGGGTATTGAAACCCTCGGGATGTACTTCGGGGCCATCCAGGCGCTCCGGGTCGATTTCTCCGACGATACAATCCAGGGATTTGCCGATCCCCGCCGAGGCGGGACGACAGACGGCGGTCCGAATGCGGTAAACGGGGAGGAGGATGACGAATGA
- a CDS encoding CapA family protein, which yields MADKLRADKNKPRPLTYQEHFLRIMKKHKRQLPIHTVILAAVTGLFLLASTFITFADVPAFERDEDKRFTASFVGDIMMGRHVQDAIDENGYDHLFEFTDPYFAASDYATGNFAHPIVPEDSGLQEDENQNQHLKAEPEALDVLAERNFKVMNIANNNIHDYDYVGMISTRDLFDSHADIGATGIQTEPDRYDHIRYTYSEEADLTIATVGFSDVVAPNSGVRGFRPGVATFDTLAYVMRAIVEASVEADMVVVHAHWGEYYNSQVTTRQREIAEAMAKAGADVIIGHNPNVPGPVEVFDETIVFYSLGNFIFDQGWSRSKQSTIAYYELADDGAAAVSLRLFALRDAQPRPVNNMSFARLQMENMYTKFLEDDQWTKDEDGVITITLDHSRILKEGD from the coding sequence ATGGCTGACAAGCTTCGAGCGGACAAGAATAAACCGCGTCCGTTAACCTACCAGGAACACTTCCTGAGAATCATGAAGAAACATAAGCGCCAGCTTCCGATCCATACGGTGATCCTCGCCGCGGTTACCGGTCTCTTTTTGCTGGCCTCAACGTTCATTACTTTCGCCGATGTCCCGGCCTTCGAACGTGATGAAGACAAACGCTTTACGGCGAGCTTCGTCGGCGATATCATGATGGGCCGTCACGTGCAGGATGCCATCGACGAGAACGGTTACGATCATCTTTTCGAGTTTACGGATCCTTATTTTGCCGCCTCGGACTATGCAACGGGCAACTTTGCCCATCCCATTGTGCCGGAAGACAGCGGTCTTCAGGAAGACGAGAATCAGAACCAGCACTTAAAAGCAGAACCTGAGGCGCTGGACGTTCTCGCCGAGCGTAATTTTAAAGTAATGAATATTGCCAACAATAACATCCACGATTACGACTATGTCGGGATGATCAGCACAAGAGATCTGTTTGACAGTCACGCGGATATCGGAGCCACGGGGATTCAGACGGAGCCTGACCGCTACGATCATATTCGTTACACATACAGTGAGGAAGCAGATCTGACGATCGCAACCGTGGGCTTTTCCGACGTCGTTGCGCCAAACTCGGGCGTTCGTGGCTTCCGCCCCGGGGTGGCGACGTTTGATACCCTGGCTTACGTGATGCGTGCGATTGTGGAGGCGTCCGTTGAGGCGGACATGGTTGTTGTCCACGCCCATTGGGGGGAGTATTATAACAGCCAGGTGACAACGCGCCAGCGGGAGATTGCCGAGGCAATGGCGAAAGCCGGGGCAGACGTCATTATCGGGCATAACCCGAACGTGCCAGGACCAGTGGAAGTCTTTGATGAGACCATTGTTTTTTACAGTCTAGGGAATTTTATCTTTGATCAGGGCTGGTCCCGTTCGAAGCAGTCGACGATCGCTTACTATGAGCTTGCCGACGACGGCGCGGCTGCGGTGTCGCTTCGACTGTTCGCGCTTCGTGATGCTCAGCCGCGGCCGGTGAACAACATGTCGTTTGCCCGGTTGCAGATGGAGAATATGTATACCAAATTTCTTGAAGATGACCAGTGGACGAAAGACGAGGATGGTGTGATTACGATCACCCTTGACCACAGCCGCATTCTGAAGGAGGGAGACTGA
- the pgsC gene encoding poly-gamma-glutamate biosynthesis protein PgsC: protein MFGADLYITFVVGIVISLLYAEKAGVLPGGIIVPAYLALIFDQPFFIMAIFFISTLIYFIVVHVLSRITILYGRRKFAAMLLTGVVLKLTFDYFYPIIPFEIYELRGIGVIVPGLIANSFQKQGVVITVTSTMILSGITFGIMSLYYLFF from the coding sequence ATGTTTGGAGCGGATTTATACATTACCTTTGTCGTCGGGATCGTCATCAGCCTGCTTTATGCAGAGAAGGCGGGCGTTCTTCCTGGCGGTATCATCGTCCCGGCCTATCTGGCGCTGATTTTTGATCAGCCATTTTTTATCATGGCCATTTTCTTTATCAGTACCCTCATATACTTTATCGTCGTGCACGTCCTGAGCCGTATTACAATCCTCTACGGACGTCGGAAGTTTGCGGCCATGCTGTTGACGGGGGTCGTGCTGAAGCTGACGTTCGATTACTTTTATCCGATAATACCCTTTGAGATTTATGAGCTCAGGGGAATTGGGGTCATCGTACCGGGGCTGATTGCCAACAGTTTTCAGAAACAGGGTGTCGTGATCACGGTGACGAGCACGATGATTTTAAGCGGGATCACCTTTGGCATCATGAGCCTGTATTACCTCTTCTTCTGA
- the pgsB gene encoding poly-gamma-glutamate synthase PgsB has protein sequence MWLIPVFAGLLLLLAIIERIMHQRNINKIPIRVNINGVRGKSTVTRLVTGIVKEAGYRTVGKTTGTSARFIPWTTRVETPIVRDPEGPNIKEQKKVVAKVAKMDAEALISECMAVNPDYQIVFQDVLLQANVGVIVNVLEDHMDVLGPTLDDVAQSFVSTIPHDGHLIINDSKYVDFYKQEAAKRNTKVIVADTSRISEAYMREFPYVIFPENAALGLAVAEALGIDEETARAGMLNAQPDPGALRVAPIEGNNDATSPFVNAFAANDAHSTLAIWSRVQELGYNGDHPIVIMNCRPDRVDRTEQFARDVLPKMAIGTLVLIGETVDPIVSAYKKGEIKADRLVDLEGRETKEMVTELKTLINGDVMFGVGNIHGAAEGILELIEQEQDVSIA, from the coding sequence ATGTGGCTGATACCAGTATTCGCCGGCCTGTTGCTCTTGTTGGCAATCATTGAACGCATCATGCATCAGAGAAACATTAACAAGATCCCCATTCGGGTCAACATAAACGGTGTCCGGGGTAAATCGACGGTCACGAGACTCGTCACGGGCATTGTTAAAGAGGCAGGCTACCGGACTGTCGGGAAGACAACCGGAACATCCGCCCGTTTCATTCCGTGGACGACCCGGGTTGAAACACCGATCGTCCGGGATCCGGAAGGTCCAAATATCAAGGAACAGAAAAAAGTGGTAGCCAAAGTGGCAAAGATGGATGCAGAAGCCCTCATCAGTGAGTGTATGGCTGTCAACCCCGATTATCAGATTGTCTTTCAGGACGTGCTTCTCCAGGCGAATGTCGGGGTGATTGTCAATGTCCTTGAAGACCATATGGACGTTCTCGGACCAACCCTTGACGATGTCGCCCAGTCCTTTGTGTCGACGATTCCTCACGACGGTCACCTCATCATCAATGACTCCAAGTATGTGGATTTTTACAAACAGGAAGCAGCGAAACGTAATACGAAAGTGATCGTAGCGGACACATCACGCATCAGTGAAGCGTATATGCGTGAATTTCCTTATGTCATTTTTCCTGAGAATGCGGCCCTTGGCCTCGCTGTAGCAGAAGCCCTTGGTATTGACGAGGAAACAGCCAGAGCGGGCATGCTCAATGCCCAGCCGGATCCGGGTGCTCTTCGGGTAGCACCAATCGAAGGGAATAACGATGCGACATCTCCGTTCGTTAACGCATTTGCTGCAAACGACGCCCATTCGACCCTCGCCATCTGGTCGCGGGTTCAGGAACTCGGGTATAACGGCGATCATCCGATTGTCATCATGAATTGCCGGCCTGACCGTGTGGATCGCACCGAACAGTTCGCAAGGGACGTTTTGCCGAAGATGGCGATAGGGACCCTTGTCCTGATCGGGGAGACGGTGGATCCGATCGTGAGCGCCTACAAGAAAGGTGAGATCAAAGCGGATCGTCTCGTCGACCTCGAAGGCAGGGAAACAAAAGAAATGGTTACCGAACTCAAGACCCTCATTAACGGCGACGTCATGTTTGGCGTCGGGAATATTCACGGTGCCGCCGAAGGCATTCTTGAACTGATTGAACAAGAACAGGACGTCAGCATCGCCTGA
- a CDS encoding C40 family peptidase, translating to MSKTGHVLPFTATVTAAAGIVLFAPSAVEASFGQQTLRQGMDHPDVVELQTMLKDKGYFTYHTATGYFGTITEEAVRKFQREANIQVDGVVGPETYRQLLSTSAPAAPAPSQSVSDSGSASDSSFSSTRVVNRVDSSRLLREGVRGQDVEALQLALKQKGFLNIERATGYFGTVTAKGVRDFQQARGLKVDGIAGPQTIGRLNAELNATGGSGNSTETKEPSPPASSSTDTLREGMSGDSVRALQTRLKDLGHYHHRVTGIFGPLTKSAVISFQRNEGLTADGIAGARTLKAMQQASAAPAPTGFLLKEGDTGSNVRELQERLKATGHYKHNVTGTFGPITKEAVRSFQSQWSLVNDGIVTASVWEKVEEVSSVYMGNAPGGQSSAGSFEVLNVIADAANFIGVPYLWGGTTPAGFDCSGFIQYVFNQNGVQLPRTVAQQWNSMTAVSQPRPGDVVFFETYKSGPSHNGIYIGNNQFIHAGSSTGIIVADLTSGYWSQRYLGAKRVR from the coding sequence ATGAGTAAGACAGGTCACGTTCTTCCTTTCACAGCAACAGTCACTGCAGCTGCGGGGATTGTATTGTTTGCCCCTTCAGCAGTCGAGGCATCTTTCGGTCAGCAGACTTTGAGACAGGGCATGGATCATCCTGACGTCGTGGAGTTACAGACGATGTTGAAAGACAAAGGGTATTTTACATACCATACGGCTACGGGCTACTTCGGGACGATCACCGAAGAGGCGGTGAGAAAGTTTCAGCGTGAGGCAAATATACAGGTTGACGGTGTCGTCGGCCCTGAGACGTACCGTCAACTGCTCAGTACTTCTGCGCCTGCGGCGCCGGCACCTTCACAGTCGGTGTCTGATTCCGGTTCCGCGTCTGATTCTTCATTCAGTTCCACCCGTGTCGTCAACCGGGTTGACAGCTCTCGTCTTCTGCGTGAGGGTGTTAGGGGACAGGATGTTGAAGCATTGCAGCTCGCATTGAAGCAAAAAGGGTTTCTCAATATAGAGCGCGCAACCGGTTATTTTGGTACTGTAACAGCAAAAGGGGTGCGTGATTTTCAACAGGCAAGGGGGCTTAAGGTGGACGGTATTGCCGGGCCTCAGACGATTGGAAGGCTGAATGCCGAATTGAATGCAACAGGCGGCTCTGGTAACAGCACTGAGACCAAAGAGCCATCTCCTCCTGCTTCATCTTCAACGGATACGCTCAGAGAGGGGATGTCAGGAGACAGTGTTCGGGCTTTGCAGACAAGGCTGAAAGACCTTGGGCATTACCATCATCGTGTCACAGGAATTTTTGGTCCGTTGACGAAAAGTGCCGTTATCTCTTTTCAGCGAAATGAAGGCCTCACGGCCGACGGTATCGCCGGCGCCCGTACATTGAAAGCCATGCAGCAAGCTTCGGCTGCGCCTGCTCCAACCGGCTTTCTTCTGAAAGAAGGGGATACCGGTTCAAACGTCAGGGAACTGCAGGAACGCTTAAAGGCGACGGGTCACTACAAACATAATGTGACCGGTACGTTTGGCCCGATTACGAAAGAGGCAGTACGATCATTTCAGTCCCAGTGGTCTCTTGTCAATGACGGGATTGTGACGGCATCTGTCTGGGAGAAGGTAGAAGAAGTTTCTTCTGTATATATGGGTAATGCACCAGGCGGCCAGTCTTCTGCAGGGAGTTTTGAGGTGCTCAATGTCATTGCAGATGCGGCCAATTTCATCGGTGTCCCGTATTTATGGGGCGGTACGACACCGGCTGGGTTTGACTGCAGCGGCTTTATCCAGTATGTATTTAATCAAAATGGGGTTCAGCTCCCCCGTACGGTTGCCCAGCAGTGGAACAGCATGACTGCAGTGAGTCAGCCAAGGCCGGGTGATGTCGTGTTTTTTGAGACATACAAGTCAGGACCGTCTCATAACGGGATTTACATCGGCAATAATCAGTTTATTCATGCCGGTTCGAGCACGGGCATCATTGTGGCTGATTTGACTTCCGGCTACTGGAGCCAGCGTTATCTCGGTGCCAAACGGGTAAGATAG